The following proteins are co-located in the Podarcis raffonei isolate rPodRaf1 chromosome 5, rPodRaf1.pri, whole genome shotgun sequence genome:
- the LOC128413521 gene encoding polycystin family receptor for egg jelly-like, which translates to MMRYLLCHVFLFCCSCCLQYQVAAPLDLLPPPLLVTCSKPENRVYQRQDNELQVSCLWDEYIELCYSRAQGVNSKKRETDLQPAPHCHWYRDSILVNSTDNWLGELVLGQGLPGEGPYPPWAYSRITVQCTSTLCSAPLCFHHNLSIEVTGQDVRLFLLWPRTLPVFEWQPVHLGWCARLKSSSWSYRFRSRGGSPEDLLIPSNQHSEPLPFAGYPNAELYQVCASYYSYHLTVCYPHRGFYTASVSVQHRPLISLSIELYVEPALLHVFSVHSKLLSHPHGTISLSWSLLQLSQGIVAYKLLSTHDTREWSHFYNYNHFALRSNFCAVPIPYHSKEKVVASVYFRTNEKMPEQLAGKLDFFNETLIFRASTGAATYLTLNPQKTRRGIYIFSHTLGLYYSTQEDSTPPTTRKGYSSHYIFYEEQSLCYLIIVEFMQLQLSKFSIHVYLNRKGTLFRSLGEKDIEVRVFNNSSPEDNLVSIVWFIPVQHPLLQCEWTFNLQLFDSRGEYPVQNYTFTYINHVKNAMQFISDSFLTFNSALFTGFVAKVKCIGNGLMPTILKATVNTYASKALRFSIACHQKPCSIKEISIQKPDASQRVVYYTQGTEFTLAADTHITCPGPNQTNVIWNIYKVPDLTTTPDWSKPFNPPSIGRRNSTILKVPGPVLDNGLYLFNFTMNLTSLDTWKSMEGSDSLFVKIGSDTFVAVIAGGSVRTVGFSDEWILNGSAYYNGEAVQPSKGLSFTWYCSKQKTDYTSMTLSENGKCHPDQVDLKWITCSVPVQRVQPETLQGNNVYYFRLVVQNGSRIAQTEQIVHVQAPLAIILNVTCIENCGESVISTERFCLSGKCLNCRSGKSLYYWSLYSAQSSEINFDWSSKSATGRSNPYLHINAYAFVSMAEQSFTFSLKVTTKEGQSAIYEYSFYVNGPPQIGKCVINPKIGMAFLTKFIIQCSGFEDKNGPLTYKVIASSNQIKTSAASSVENNVLGIIVYAGHEPKTPRSFLPVGIPSQNSTLIIYVQVYDALGASSQVILQATVYDQRKNKPTRVVQHDLHGLISGPTAPMTTLLAAKDYFNIGYFVYMVASVLNNIETLPTNQGSKTDLRQILLNITTRIPTTDVLKITQVILSICQVTHETTEVNRESQLLAVRKLREVSEALKRLRAKDLGSKEAEILGNGIFIGLSSVLSASLLNHGNVNANAIKETISVTDILADLVLQGKVPGEQETNMETEIWAMHLRKDEKWDVSGTFSDRQYCRNCFYTELKKSNHAELQVDAVVSTVLYEFDRNPFPWLLYTEDIGTMVTGLKMTGTKANGDVISITPHVVEMIMARKEEAIFDLTIGPDKNLPKTTGGFSFEVERSSKDIFIQIVSKINITFHVFIYLGHNISHPPVAVYAASHSSPPTPTKMDTNVTDCAVKAPYILCLPQSLLWSLFQSNRADRLNISVVLQSHPIVRDQTTKIVRIAHFAAACLDLDGIQNQWKEGSCHLGPQTTYSKIHCICKAKERSRRTANPRPSRTPGLGIQFLAAKVLLFPNQVDMKRFLLASSGQNPVTGLTVLAIFIIYISLAIWVIRKDKAGTSDQVIDLPDNDPFHEVRYLVTIYTGSRLRSGTNADVFIELIGQNGASDVHHLKHPQFPGIFQDGSIDTFLLTTERDLGNICSLHLWRNNHGFGPNWFLSRIKVQNMDTKQSWLFICRKWFDPGRDDCQIERSFTVTNPSVPLSKTDYFCIMISNDLFKNHLWLSVFVHLDDDSFSRFLRLTCCLAILLSSLMFNTIFFNDIDQHLYSVELQYLRSIKIGIESSLISVPVQLVLVTLFKHLSKKPSAHNAAQAQPKGSSSFSSENLCEEGNLKAAPPSEMKSQQFPHRDTNSSNNVAAENETFSEKIHKPQSTWWVLYIAWIIVLSVSAVLSFFIVLLGQSYSTKTSFEWLIASITSFCLTVLFLETLKVVFFTAWNTIYPKYCRNIPWTRYQDLKFNDRTIPANKMRQLHDNLVKLRASKKYQPIKGEELIILRKKATVKSLGYILAKNMVCHFVFLALILKYTHPTETTSSFHYNRFMRKKFSLGLSEVNKVEDIYKWVKNILLPLIHNDYQPTYLSETWSKVLGSPRMRQIRGIHSDRACTYLHSFQKAFLTDIHCVHRYGGDPEDQADYNGSWSAPVNHPAANPTSFSGYTYEQSIAEWEYESYGELNSYPSRGYSFYFFTGEPQINSTERLETLERNTWLDHRTWVTIIELTTFNPDADLFCSISVIFEFSYVGPLVSSVSVHSYKLPLLADQTSSQVFLFLCIVAILIFYIVDEYRMLRQERLNYIKTAANLINFGIKTFCLIFLLLILFRLKLAFELIQFYLYNQEEFIPFHAAAHFDRVVRTIKALLAFFLVMKTYRYLRFMFDVRLAQKSLFEALPTITNLSVGGAIFFLAYMSVGYLGFGQHEESYRTLLYSFTTVLSYCALAFRGTEFAADRFLAGLFLTSFLFVMICVILNLLQAIMISAYTEAKRSIYPEHAHEAEMMDFVIQKIYSAWVFVTTGTRTTTRTVMFNRMLYGKQRKNYVQQFKKEE; encoded by the coding sequence ATGATGAGGTACCTTTTATGTCATGTCTTCCTCTTCTGCTGTTCATGTTGCTTGCAATACCAAGTGGCAGCTCCTCTTGATCTCCTTCCACCACCATTGTTAGTCACTTGTTCAAAGCCAGAAAATCGTGTTTATCAACGTCAAGATAACGAACTCCAGGTTTCATGTCTGTGGGATGAATACATTGAATTGTGCTACTCAAGAGCACAAGGAGTGAAttctaaaaagagagagacagacttACAACCCGCTCCTCATTGCCACTGGTACCGAGATTCCATCCTGGTAAACAGTACAGATAACTGGCTAGGTGAGTTGGTGCTGGGTCAAGGCCTGCCAGGGGAAGGTCCCTATCCACCATGGGCTTATAGTCGGATCACAGTACAGTGTACATCAACTTTGTGCTCTGCGCCCTTGTGCTTTCACCACAACCTGAGCATTGAGGTTACCGGGCAAGATGTTCGACTTTTCCTGCTCTGGCCACGCACCCTTCCAGTTTTTGAATGGCAGCCAGTGCACCTGGGTTGGTGCGCACGCCTTAAGAGTTCCTCATGGAGCTATCGCTTCAGGAGCCGAGGGGGTAGTCCAGAAGATCTCCTCATTCCCAGCAACCAGCACAGTGAACCACTTCCATTCGCTGGCTACCCTAATGCAGAATTGTACCAGGTCTGCGCATCGTACTATAGCTACCACCTGACTGTATGCTATCCCCATCGTGGATTCTATACCGCTTCAGTCAGTGTTCAGCATCGACCTCTGATCAGCCTTAGCATAGAATTATATGTGGAGCCTGCCCTCTTGCATGTCTTTAGTGTACATTCCAAATTGCTGAGCCACCCACATGGGACAATCAGCCTTTCCTGGAGTCTTCTACAGCTCAGCCAAGGAATAGTAGCTTATAAACTATTAAGCACGCATGATACAAGAGAGTGGTCTCACTTCTACAATTACAACCATTTTGCTCTACGCAGCAATTTCTGTGCTGTTCCCATACCATATCACTCCAAGGAGAAGGTGGTGGCCAGTGTCTATTTTCGTACTAATGAGAAGATGCCTGAACAACTGGCAGGAAAACTTGATTTCTTTAATGAGACTTTGATTTTCAGAGCAAGCACTGGAGCCGCAACTTATCTCACactcaatccacagaaaactagAAGAGGCATCTACATTTTTAGCCATACATTGGGATTGTACTATTCTACACAGGAAGACAGCACTCCTCCTACCACTAGGAAGGGCTACAGCTCCCACTATATCTTTTACGAGGAGCAGAGCCTCTGTTACCTGATCATTGTTGAATTCATGCAGCTGCAATTGTCCAAGTTCAGCATCCATGTGTATCTGAATCGGAAAGGGACTTTGTTCAGGTCTCTAGGTGAAAAAGATATTGAAGTTCGCGTTTTCAATAACAGTTCTCCTGAAGACAATTTGGTCTCTATTGTGTGGTTTATTCCTGTGCAACATCCACTGCTGCAGTGTGAGTGGACCTTCAACCTTCAACTTTTTGATTCTAGAGGCGAGTACCCAGTTCAGAACTATACTTTCACCTACATAAATCATGTCAAAAATGCAATGCAATTCATTTCTGATTCTTTCTTAACTTTCAACTCTGCCCTCTTCACTGGTTTTGTAGCAAAGGTGAAATGCATTGGAAATGGACTAATGCCAACTATTTTAAAAGCCACAGTCAACACTTATGCTTCAAAGGCCCTCAGATTTAGCATAGCTTGCCATCAAAAACCCTGTTCTATTAAGGAAATTAGTATCCAGAAGCCAGACGCTTCTCAGCGTGTGGTGTATTATACCCAAGGAACAGAGTTTACTCTGGCTGCTGATACACATATCACTTGTCCAGGTCCTAATCAAACAAATGTCATTTGGAACATCTATAAAGTTCCAGATCTGACTACTACACCAGATTGGTCAAAACCTTTTAATCCACCTAGCATTGGAAGAAGAAATTCCACCATATTAAAAGTACCTGGTCCTGTCTTAGATAATGGCTTGTatctctttaattttacaatgaaTTTAACCTCTTTGGATACATGGAAGAGCATGGAAGGATCTGATTCGCTGTTTGTCAAGATTGGATCGGATACCTTTGTGGCTGTCATTGCTGGAGGCAGTGTCCGGACAGTTGGATTTTCTGATGAGTGGATACTTAATGGATCTGCATACTACAATGGTGAGGCAGTCCAACCCTCTAAAGGGCTGTCCTTTACGTGGTATTgcagcaaacaaaaaacagactACACATCAATGACTCTAAGTGAAAACGGGAAATGTCATCCAGATCAGGTAGATTTAAAATGGATCACATGCTCTGTTCCAGTTCAAAGAGTGCAACCTGAAACACTTCAAGGAAATAATGTGTACTATTTTCGCCTGGTGGTTCAAAATGGTAGCAGAATAGCTCAGACGGAACAAATAGTACATGTGCAAGCTCCTCTTGCCATAATCCTAAATGTCACATGTATTGAAAATTGTGGTGAGTCAGTAATTTCAACAGAAAGATTTTGTCTTTCTGGCAAATGCCTAAattgcagaagtggcaaatctcTCTATTACTGGTCACTTTACTCAGCACAGTCCAGTGAAATAAATTTTGATTGGTCTTCAAAAAGTGCAACTGGAAGATCCAATCCATATCTGCATATAAATGCTTATGCATTTGTATCCATGGCAGAGCAGTCATTTACATTTAGTCTGAAAGTCACCACAAAGGAGGGACAGTCAGCCATCTACGAATATTCTTTTTATGTGAATGGCCCACCTCAGATAGGAAAGTGTGTTATCAATCCAAAGATAGGCATGGCATTCCTAACAAAATTCATCATTCAGTGCAGTGGATTTGAAGACAAAAATGGACCTCTTACATATAAAGTGATAGCatcatcaaatcaaatcaaaaccagTGCCGCATCTTCAGTAGAGAATAATGTTTTGGGAATAATAGTGTATGCTGGTCATGAGCCTAAAACTCCTCGTTCTTTTCTTCCAGTTGGTATACCATCTCAGAACTCTACCTTAATCATATATGTTCAAGTGTATGATGCCCTCGGAGCATCTTCTCAGGTAATATTACAAGCAACTGTGTATGATCAAAGAAAAAATAAACCAACTCGTGTTGTTCAGCATGATCTACACGGTTTAATCAGTGGACCAACCGCTCCTATGACAACTTTGCTTGCAGCTAAAGATTACTTTAATATAGGTTATTTTGTATATATGGTGGCCTCTGTATTAAATAATATAGAGACTTTGCCAACCAATCAAGGCTCTAAAACTGATTTGCGACAAATCCTTCTTAATATAACTACGAGGATACCTACAACTGATGTTCTGAAAATAACCCAAGTGATTTTGAGTATTTGTCAGGTAACACATGAAACTACTGAAGTAAACAGGGAATCACAACTGCTTGCAGTCAGAAAACTAAGAGAGGTCAGTGAAGCTCTCAAAAGGCTCAGGGCCAAAGACTTAGGTTCTAAGGAAGCAGAGATCCTTGGCAATGGTATATTTATCGGGTTGTCCAGTGTGTTGAGCGCTTCTCTCTTGAACCATGGAAATGTCAATGCCAATGCAATTAAAGAAACCATTTCAGTGACAGATATATTAGCAGATCTAGTCTTACAAGGTAAAGTCCCTGGGGAGCAAGAAACTAACATGGAGACTGAAATCTGGGCCATGCATTTACGGAAAGATGAGAAATGGGATGTTTCAGGAACTTTCTCTGACAGACAATATTGCAGGAACTGCTTTTATACTGAACTGAAAAAGAGTAATCATGCTGAATTACAGGTAGATGCTGTGGTATCCACTGTTCTTTATGAATTTGACAGAAATCCCTTTCCATGGTTGCTTTATACAGAAGATATTGGAACAATGGTGACTGGATTAAAAATGACAGGAACCAAAGCTAACGGTGACGTAATCAGTATCACACCTCATGTGGTTGAAATGATCATGGCTAGAAAAGAGGAGGCCATCTTTGACTTGACAATAGGACCAGACAAAAATCTCCCTAAAACAACTGGTGGCTTTAGTTTTGAAGTAGAAAGAAGCTCCAAAGATATTTTTATCCAGATTGTGTctaaaataaatattactttcCATGTCTTTATATACCTAGGCCACAATATCAGCCACCCCCCTGTAGCTGTGTATGCTGCTTCCCATTCCAGTCCTCCTACACCAACTAAAATGGATACTAATGTCACTGATTGTGCAGTTAAGGCTCCATATATCCTTTGTCTTCCTCAGTCATTGCTTTGGTCTCTTTTCCAGAGCAATAGAGCAGACAGACTGAATATCTCTGTTGTCTTACAATCACATCCAATTGTCAGAGACCAAACCACAAAGATAGTTCGCATTGCTCATTTTGCAGCAGCCTGCCTAGACCTGGATGGAATTCAGAACCAGTGGAAAGAAGGGAGTTGCCATCTTGGCCCTCAGACCACCTATTCCAAGATACATTGCATCTGTAAAGCAAAAGAGCGCAGCAGAAGAACAGCCAACCCCAGGCCATCAAGGACCCCAGGACTTGGTATCCAATTTTTGGCTGCCAAAGTACTTTTATTTCCCAATCAAGTTGATATGAAAAGGTTCCTTTTAGCATCAAGTGGCCAAAATCCTGTAACAGGGTTGACAGTTCTTGCTATTTTTATAATCTACATCTCTTTGGCTATCTGGGTCATAAGAAAAGATAAAGCTGGCACCAGCGATCAGGTCATAGATTTGCCAGACAATGATCCCTTTCACGAGGTGAGGTATCTAGTCACAATATACACAGGAAGTCGTTTAAGATCAGGCACCAATGCTGATGTCTTCATTGAACTGATTGGCCAAAATGGGGCCAGTGATGTACATCATTTAAAACATCCACAGTTCCCAGGGATCTTCCAGGACGGATCCATTGACACCTTTCTCTTAACTACTGAGAGAGACTTAGGAAACATTTGTTCTCTTCATCTCTGGCGCAATAATCATGGCTTTGGTCCTAACTGGTTCTTAAGCCGAATCAAAGTACAAAACATGGATACTAAACAGTCATGGCTATTTATATGTAGGAAATGGTTTGATCCTGGCAGGGATGATTGCCAAATAGAAAGGTCATTTACTGTTACAAATCCCAGTGTACCCTTAAGCAAGACTGATTATTTTTGTATTATGATTAGCAATGACCTGTTCAAGAACCATCTTTGGCTGTCTGTCTTTGTTCATTTAGACGATGACTCTTTCAGCAGATTCCTCAGGCTGACTTGTTGCTTAGCAATACTGTTAAGCTCCCTGATGTTTAACACTATATTCTTCAACGATATTGACCAACATCTTTATTCAGTAGAACTACAGTATTTGAGATCTATAAAAATTGGAATAGAAAGTTCTTTGATTTCAGTTCCTGTGCAATTGGTTCTGGTAACCTTGTTTAAGCATTTATCAAAGAAACCTTCAGCCCACAATGCAGCTCAAGCTCAGCCAAAAGGAAGTTCCTCCTTTTCATCTGAAAACCTTTGTGAAGAAGGCAATTTAAAAGCTGCTCCGCCCTCAGAGATGAAGTCCCAGCAATTCCCCCACAGAGACACCAATTCCAGCAATAATGttgcagcagaaaatgaaacattttctGAGAAAATACATAAACCACAGTCTACTTGGTGGGTTCTATACATCGCCTGGATCATTGTGCTTTCTGTATCTGCTGTGCTCTCATTCTTCATTGTACTACTTGGCCAATCCTATTCCACTAAAACCTCTTTTGAGTGGTTAATAGCTTCCATTACCTCATTTTGCCTAACTGTGCTTTTCCTTGAGACCTTAAAGGTAGTTTTTTTTACAGCCTGGAATACCATTTATCCAAAATACTGCAGAAATATCCCGTGGACAAGATACCAAGATCTTAAGTTTAATGATAGAACTATCCCTGCAAACAAGATGAGACAGTTACATGATAACCTTGTCAAACTTAGAGCTTCAAAGAAATACCAACCAATTAAAGGCGAAGAGCTTATAATATTGAGGAAGAAAGCAACTGTTAAGAGTCTAGGTTATATTTTAGCAAAAAATATGGTCTGTCACTTTGTCTTTTTAGCTTTAATTTTAAAGTATACTCATCCTACAGAAACCACCAGTAGCTTTCACTACAATCGATTTATGCGTAAGAAATTTTCTCTTGGTTTATCTGAAGTAAATAAAGTAGAAGATATTTACAAATGGGTGAAAAATATCCTTCTGCCGTTGATACACAATGACTATCAACCAACCTATCTTTCAGAGACCTGGTCCAAAGTCCTTGGGTCGCCCAGAATGAGACAAATAAGAGGTATACATTCTGACAGGGCATGTACCTATTTACATAGCTTTCAAAAAGCATTTCTGACGGATATTCACTGTGTACACCGATATGGAGGTGACCCAGAAGATCAAGCTGACTACAATGGGTCGTGGTCAGCTCCAGTCAATCATCCAGCTGCCAACCCCACCAGCTTTTCAGGCTACACTTATGAACAAAGCATTGCTGAGTGGGAATATGAGTCATATGGAGAATTAAACAGCTACCCATCCAGAGGATACAgcttttattttttcacaggagaaCCACAAATAAATTCAACAGAAAGATTGGAGACTTTGGAAAGGAACACCTGGCTTGATCACAGGACCTGGGTAACTATTATTGAGCTGACCACTTTTAATCCAGATGCAGATctgttttgcagtatttctgtcaTATTTGAATTTTCATATGTTGGCCCTCTTGTCAGCAGTGTATCAGTTCATTCTTATAAGCTCCCACTTTTAGCTGACCAAACCAGTAGTCAAGTTTTcttatttttatgtattgtagCTATACTTATATTTTATATTGTGGATGAATATCGCATGCTGCGTCAAGAAAGGCTGAATTATATAAAAACAGCTGCCAATTTAATTAATTTTGGAATTAAGACATTCTGTctaatttttttgctgctgattCTATTCAGACTTAAGCTTGCTTTTGAGTTAATacagttttatttgtataatcaaGAAGAATTCATTCCCTTCCATGCAGCTGCTCATTTCGATCGAGTTGTCAGAACAATTAAGGCATTATTGGCTTTTTTCCTAGTTATGAAAACATACCGGTATCTCAGGTTTATGTTTGATGTCCGCTTGGCCCAAAAGTCATTGTTTGAAGCTCTTCCTACAATTACTAACTTGTCTGTAGGAGGGGCCATTTTTTTTTTGGCATATATGTCAGTTGGGTATTTAGGATTTGGCCAACATGAAGAAAGTTACCGTACTTTGCTTTATTCCTTTACTACTGTGTTATCTTACTGTGCCTTGGCATTTAGGGGTACTGAATTTGCAGCTGATAGGTTTCTGGCAGGTCTCTTCTTAACTTCCTTTTTGTTTGTGATGATTTGTGTTATCCTCAATTTATTGCAAGCTATTATGATTTCTGCTTATACGGAGGCAAAGAGATCTATCTATCCAGAACATGCACATGAAGCTGAAATGATGGATTTTGTGATCCAAAAGATCTATAGTGCATGGGTTTTTGTGACCACTGGTACAAGGACCACAACACGGACAGTCATGTTTAAcagaatgctgtatggaaaacaaagaaaaaactatgtgcaacagtttaaaaaggaagaataa